A genomic segment from Micromonospora echinaurantiaca encodes:
- a CDS encoding WXG100 family type VII secretion target, whose protein sequence is MDHGVLVVNFAALQQASADIQKALNTLDSQLGQLERDAAPLVAGWTGEARQAYEQRQARWRSASQDLQAMLRDIRLAVDDSAADYLDTEKKNVGLFQ, encoded by the coding sequence ATGGACCACGGTGTGCTGGTCGTCAACTTCGCCGCGCTGCAACAGGCCAGCGCGGACATCCAGAAGGCGCTGAACACGCTCGACTCGCAGCTCGGGCAGCTGGAACGGGACGCCGCCCCGCTGGTGGCCGGCTGGACCGGCGAGGCCCGGCAGGCGTACGAGCAGCGGCAGGCCCGGTGGCGTTCCGCCTCGCAGGACCTGCAGGCCATGCTGCGTGACATCAGGCTCGCGGTGGACGACTCCGCGGCGGACTACCTCGACACCGAGAAGAAGAACGTCGGCCTGTTCCAGTGA
- the mycP gene encoding type VII secretion-associated serine protease mycosin: MRHPPNRKSAVPAGATPGLARAPEPAPQVTGGLHLARAAAPDCATPPAPVRPVSAPPWPQQRYAPERLSPLATGAGVTVAVVDSGVDRRHPQLAGRVLDGTDLLDPGGDGSSDCAGHGTGVASIIAAAPRPGIAFRGLAPGARILPVRVSEQQVVAGRESGRTVSAEEFARAIRWAVDHDADVLNLSVVLYADNPAVRAAIGYAVDRDVVVVAAAGNLHDSGDPRPYPAAYEGVLGVGAIGVDGSRSAFSQTGPYVDLVAPGSDVLMAAPGRGHHRAEGTSYAAPFVAATAALLRQYRPGLTAAEVAQRILATTDPAPGDGRGGGYGAGVLNPFRAVTETGGGVATRPRPATALADDRPDPAALAARARRATAQDRALLVASLAATVVAVAALAALVVPRGTRRRWRPADPA, from the coding sequence CTGCGGCATCCCCCAAACCGGAAGTCGGCCGTCCCGGCCGGTGCCACGCCGGGGCTCGCGCGCGCTCCCGAGCCGGCCCCCCAGGTCACGGGCGGACTCCACCTCGCCCGGGCGGCCGCGCCGGACTGCGCGACGCCGCCGGCCCCGGTCCGGCCGGTGTCCGCGCCACCCTGGCCCCAGCAGCGGTACGCCCCTGAGCGGCTGTCGCCGCTGGCCACCGGGGCGGGGGTGACGGTGGCGGTGGTGGACTCCGGGGTGGACCGGCGGCATCCGCAACTCGCCGGTCGGGTGCTCGACGGCACCGACCTGCTCGACCCGGGCGGTGACGGCAGCAGCGACTGCGCCGGCCACGGCACCGGGGTCGCCAGCATCATCGCCGCCGCGCCGCGGCCCGGGATCGCGTTCCGGGGGCTGGCCCCGGGCGCCCGGATCCTGCCCGTGCGGGTGAGCGAGCAGCAGGTCGTCGCGGGGCGGGAGTCCGGGCGTACGGTCAGCGCCGAGGAGTTCGCCCGGGCCATCCGCTGGGCCGTCGACCACGACGCCGACGTCCTCAACCTCTCCGTCGTGCTGTACGCGGACAACCCCGCCGTACGCGCCGCGATCGGTTACGCGGTCGACCGGGACGTGGTCGTGGTGGCCGCCGCCGGCAACCTGCACGACAGCGGCGATCCGCGACCGTACCCGGCGGCGTACGAGGGGGTGCTCGGGGTGGGCGCGATCGGGGTGGACGGGTCGCGTTCCGCCTTCTCCCAGACCGGCCCGTACGTCGACCTGGTCGCGCCCGGCAGCGACGTGCTGATGGCCGCACCCGGCCGGGGCCACCACCGGGCCGAGGGGACCAGCTACGCCGCGCCCTTCGTGGCGGCCACCGCCGCGCTGCTGCGGCAGTACCGACCCGGGTTGACCGCGGCCGAGGTGGCGCAGCGGATCCTCGCCACCACCGACCCGGCCCCCGGTGACGGCCGGGGCGGCGGGTACGGCGCGGGGGTGCTCAACCCGTTCCGGGCGGTCACCGAGACCGGCGGCGGGGTCGCCACGCGGCCGCGCCCGGCCACCGCGCTCGCGGACGACCGGCCGGATCCGGCGGCGCTGGCCGCGCGGGCCCGTCGGGCCACGGCACAGGACCGGGCGCTGCTGGTTGCCTCGCTCGCCGCGACGGTGGTGGCCGTGGCGGCGCTGGCCGCCCTGGTGGTGCCCCGGGGCACCCGCCGCCGGTGGCGCCCGGCCGACCCGGCCTGA